Proteins from one Oryza sativa Japonica Group chromosome 12, ASM3414082v1 genomic window:
- the LOC107276612 gene encoding phospholipase A1-II 7, translating to MVGGEQSQIQGNGGNGCSGKVVHQRRLVINLEDKNHRADLLRYAVMVDAAYKTFDEVKKHPGESYETVLSSRLATNAGYVVTAHLYATVEPLPLPPWVVDSLPAAIAGLNKPYWFGYIAVGAGKQQGDDCWDDIVVVLRGSATVADFMMDIHVERVAFQGLDGEPAGGEVAEGFHKVYRSNDADKEHGELSVQQQVVEEVKRLARHLRRKQQQPGKLIRVTITGHSLGGALALMAAHDAAVALADEDRHRRSSEPLIGVRAVTFGAPRVGDDAFHGALAARRVQVSRVVVKQDIVPKLPANNVLDGDYNIELDDHDASKSPRELIKAHSLDMYMHLILMTLPNTDYYSTMFKINETSTDQAPEADGEADDKPKWIKMREDNGDGFMRLPVSDLDDALL from the coding sequence ATGGTCGGCGGTGAGCAGAGCCAAATCCAAGGCAACGGCGGAAATGGCTGCAGCGGTAAGGTGGTACATCAGCGGCGCCTAGTGATCAACCTCGAGGATAAGAACCACCGGGCCGATCTCCTCAGGTACGCGGTCATGGTGGACGCCGCCTACAAGACGTTCGATGAGGTGAAGAAGCACCCCGGCGAGTCCTACGAGACCGTCTTGTCCAGCCGCCTCGCCACCAATGCTGGGTACGTCGTCACCGCCCACCTCTACGCCACCGTCGAGCCACTACCACTCCCGCCATGGGTTGTCGACTCGTTGccggccgccatcgccggcctGAACAAGCCGTACTGGTTCGGCTAcatcgccgtcggcgccggcaaGCAGCAGGGCGACGACTGCTGGGACGACATCGTCGTCGTGCTGCGCGGCTCGGCGACGGTCGCCGACTTCATGATGGACATCCATGTCGAACGCGTGGCGTTCCAAGGGTTGGACGGCGAACCCGCCGGCGGTGAGGTAGCCGAGGGGTTCCACAAGGTGTACAGGTCCAACGACGCGGACAAGGAGCACGGCGAGCTCAGCGTGCAGCAGCAGGTCGTCGAGGAGGTGAAGCGGCTGGCGAGGCATCTCCgccggaagcagcagcagcccggAAAACTGATCCGCGTCACCATCACCGGCCACAGCCTCGGCGGCGCGCTCGCCCTGATGGCGGCGCACGACGCCGCGGTGGCGCTGGCAGACGaggaccgccaccgccgcagcagCGAGCCGTTGATCGGAGTCCGAGCCGTGACGTTCGGCGCGCCgcgcgtcggcgacgacgcgttccacggcgccctcgccgcgcgccgcgtccAAGTGTCCCGCGTCGTCGTCAAACAGGACATAGTGCCCAAGCTGCCGGCGAACAATGTGCTTGACGGCGACTACAACATCGAGCTCGACGACCATGATGCCAGCAAGTCGCCGCGGGAGCTGATCAAGGCACACAGCCTGGACATGTACATGCACCTCATCCTGATGACCTTGCCGAACACCGACTACTACTCCACCATGTTCAAGATCAACGAGACCAGTACCGATCAGGCGCCGGAGGCGGATGGCGAGGCCGACGACAAGCCCAAGTGGATCAAAATGCGAGAAGACAATGGTGACGGCTTCATGCGTCTGCCAGTCTCAGATCTGGACGACGCTTTATTATAG